Sequence from the Pagrus major chromosome 15, Pma_NU_1.0 genome:
GTAAAAGGTCCGTTAAGTTAAACAGGATGAAACTGTGATTTTTATTCTGTCGTGAAAATAAATCCTGACTGATTTTTCTCGCCTCTCCTCAAACCTGcgcactgcacctttaattatcGTCGATCCGAGGTACGGCATCAGAAATTCAAAATGGCGGACGGAGGAGGAGCTGCACACGGTTCTGTTTGATTCTCAGCGATGAACCCGTTCAGCTCGACAAGACGTCAGAAAGACTTTTACGTTCTCGTCGACTCCGGAGGACGTTTTAAACCAAAGTGCTTATTCTGTTTGGTTTCCtccatttttacatgttttactttaaatcacgacttaataatttaaataatttaatcaaaCATTGATAATAAACCGTCTTCAGCTTTGTATCTGAATATCGGCCCAACAGGACGGTCGGACCGCTCGCTGCCGGAGTGGACGGACGGAGTTCAGtcacaaaaactaaaatttacaatgaaaatactttttttaaaatgtgtataaaagTGTTTCTGACATCTTATTTAGCTGAGAAATATTGTTTTGCTCTTTGtggttttctgagaataaaaAGATTAAACAGTCGATGCAGCAACTCCTTCAGAATAACACgcatgtggaaaaaaataaaagatatcGTTGGATTTCtttaagattaaaaacaaacattaaaaatgttattttgtgatttaatCATTCGTGCGTGAAAGGGTTGAATTTATGATgaactgtaaaatctgacaaagcgactttactttaaaataaatcaggGATTtcctcaaaatgacaaaaataatgacaCGTTTTTAAAACTTTCAGGCTCgaacaacttaaatttaatagttTCTCTGTaattcctgattttattttttaaagttaagtCAACTTTTTAAAACGTGCAGCGCGTTAAAGATAAAGTCAGCGACAGAAGTTGAGTTAAATGATGCTGAagttataaaatgtttgttttctcgCGGTCGCCTCCTCGGCACCGCGGTGTCGGTGATATCGTCTCGTTAACATCGTATCGTCCTGCTGACGTCAGCTGGTTTGAACAGAcgctgaagctgctgcagattttttctcccaaaaaataatttaaaatgaaaaaagtccCATTTACAGTATATCACTGCAGTTGGCTGAAACCTCGTATCTCCAgtgcagattttatttttcttcacctGCTGATTATCtcatcacttcctgctgcattaaaacatccctttaattattttaaaaaataaaagcactgacATCCAATTACATTTTAGGTCTCAGCAGAATAAAATAGTCTCCATGACAACTGCGGGGGAGGCCGCGAGGTGCGGGAGTTACTCAGGTTGTTCTCACGCAAGAAAACTGCGGTTTTCattaaaagatttatttatttatttatttatttatttatttatttattttaagttggGATTTTGGAGATACAAGTTTTCCACCTGACAGcagttgtatgtgtgtgtgtgtgtgtgtgcgtgtgatgcGGGGGCCTCGTGAGCGTGCAGAGTCCCGCGTGCTGAGAGAGGCCTCCAGCCTCCAGCCGCTCCCTCCGCAGAGCTTCGCCCGGGACAGGAGCCTCTCGGCGGGGCGGAGGCCGCGGACGCGCCGCGAGGATCCCGGTTGTTTCTCTTTCTCGttaattagttaattttttttaatcaattaagAGATCGTCTGTCTGCACGGAGGAGCTTTAACGCACATGCGCAGGAGGTTTTACGCTCATAGAGGGGCCctagctgcacacacacacgcacacacacacacacgcacacacacgcacacacacactctggggttttgatgaacagaaaacatacaaaataaaataaactggtTTTACAGCTGCGTTGTTTTTGCataattttacacatgaagagTTCTGTTCCAAAAACTGTTGtatccatttatttattcattcatttatttgtttgtttatttatttacttatttaaagGGGCGGTGTGAGGCAGCGCAACATGGAGACAAagtctgatttattttggatattatTATGTTTTGGAAGGAAACTCTTCACAGagcagtttttattattattattattattattattgttcatatttgtatcatcttcatcatcatcttcttcatcgcGAGGCCTGTCCGGGGTCAAACCTGAGTAGATATGATTTGTAGGCTTATTTTTCCTCTCGATCCCCTGATTGATTGTTTCTGCTGATTTTAAGgcttcatttagttttttaaaagtttttttttttcttcctctcaaataaaaaaagttctGATTGTCTCGTTTCTCCTTGATTGTCTCAGAAATTCATAAATAATTATTAACCCTGTGTCTTATTCTTATTTCTCCTCCTCAACACTGATGAGTTCACACCGACAAATAGAATTTAAATACAttgtacaataaatacaaaacataaataaaagactCAAAGAAAGTACTGAAAATCTTTGTACAAGATATAAATAGCTTGAAATATACTTAAAGTGTCACCTTTGGCAAGTCTAGTTTACAGTTGTACAACCCGCGGGTAACGAACTTTGTCCctttttcaataaaatgcaACAGAACTCAGAATAAACCGACCCGTCGCAGTTCGGGCAGAATATGGCCAAAAAGTTTCacttcatatatattttttttgcgCTCGTTGTTTGATATTTAccacttttcttttaatttgccCTTAAACACGACGTCTCTTGTGCGTCCTCGTCCCGGTGCCATTCACGGAGAGGtgatgggggaggagggggagggagggagggaggagggggagatcAGTTTAGGAAAGCGTTTGGGGTCACCCTCTTTTGATGGGACAGCACCCCGGGGAACCCCGCGGACACGCCCGGGGAGAAGGCCTGTAGCGAGCTGTTTCTGAGGGAGTCCGACAGCAGCGACTGCGGGGAGCTGCTGGTCGCCAGGCCGCCGAAGCCCGCTGCGCCCTGCTGGAGgtgcggcggcggcggcggtcCCCCGCCCGGCGGCCCCGGCGGCCCCGAAGCAGCGTGTTGGGTCCCTGAGACAAAATAACCGGCAGTCTGACCGGAGAGCAGCCCGACCGGAGACGTGCTCATCCCGTAACTGTTCGTCAAGCCCAGCGCTCCCGCAGCCGAGCCGCCCAGGATGGAGCGCCCCAGGTCCCCGTTACTCAGCTGCTCCACGGCGGGCAGCAGCGACCCGTAGCCCGCCGCCTGGTTCAAAAAGCCGGGCGAGGATCCGTTGTAGTgcgggtggtggtggtggtggtggtgcagggACAGAAACGGAGAGATCTGCCAGTACAGCGGGTTGTTCGCCCGCTCGTTAATCCCCAAGCCGAGAGGAGCGAAGCGCAGCCCGCGCTTCATCGCCAGTTTGCCGCGGGAGGTGGCGGAGCGCCGGCGGAGCTTCCCGGTCGTCCCCCCGATGAAAACATCGTCGCTGCTCGGGTCCAGCATCCAGTAGTTCCCCTTCCCCGGGTCGTCGTAGTGCCGGGGCACCTTCACGAAGCACTTATTGAGGCTGAGGTTGTGCCGGATGGAGTTCTGCCAGCCCTGCTTGTGCTCCCGGTAGTACGGGAAGTTCTTCATGATGAACTCGTAGATGCCGTTGAGCGTGAGCCGCTTCTCGGGGCTCTGTCTGATGGCCATCATGATCAGCGCGTTGTAGCTGAACGGAGGTTTGTCATACTTTCCGTTTTTCCCGCTGTTGTTCCCGTTAGTGTTCTGCTCCGGTGTGGCCTTAGCGCCGtcccctcct
This genomic interval carries:
- the foxg1b gene encoding forkhead box protein G1b, which produces MEDVKDPPTVHRSSSFSIKSLLLPSKCDRSDSVAAAAAAAIIGIPGSLSPSPGSDSEKSLDPPEVDSMAAALDPEKPGKEEQGDEEEEGGGGGGGGDGAKATPEQNTNGNNSGKNGKYDKPPFSYNALIMMAIRQSPEKRLTLNGIYEFIMKNFPYYREHKQGWQNSIRHNLSLNKCFVKVPRHYDDPGKGNYWMLDPSSDDVFIGGTTGKLRRRSATSRGKLAMKRGLRFAPLGLGINERANNPLYWQISPFLSLHHHHHHHPHYNGSSPGFLNQAAGYGSLLPAVEQLSNGDLGRSILGGSAAGALGLTNSYGMSTSPVGLLSGQTAGYFVSGTQHAASGPPGPPGGGPPPPPHLQQGAAGFGGLATSSSPQSLLSDSLRNSSLQAFSPGVSAGFPGVLSHQKRVTPNAFLN